Below is a genomic region from Asterias amurensis chromosome 4, ASM3211899v1.
aatggacactattggtcaaagactagtcttctcacttggtgtatctcaacatatgcataaaataacaaacctgtgacattttgagccaaatcggtcatcaaagttgcgagattataatgaaaaaaaaacacgcttgtcacacgaagttgtgtgctttcagatgcttgatttcgagacatcaaattctgaatctgaggtctcaaaatcaatctcgtggaaaattacttctttctcgaaaactacgttacttcagagggagccgtttctcacagtgttttatactaccaatctctctccattacttgttaccaagtaaggttttatgctaacaattattttgagtatttaccaatagtgcccactgcctttaaattgtgttttcaaccagatttatgtctttaaaaaaacgttCCTAGCCCAAATCACCAACCTTAAAAGCAatgtgtttcttaaaggcagtggacacgttggtaattactcaaaattattatgagctaaaaacccttactttgtaacgagtaatgggaagaggtagatagtataaaatattgtgagaaacagcttcctctgaagtgatgtagtttcgagaaagaagtagttttccacgaatttgatttcgaggcacctcagatttagaatttgaggtctcgaaagcaagcatctgaaagcacacaacttcgtgtgacaagggtgttatttttttattaatacatcacgcaacttcgacgaccaattgagctattttatgcacatggtgagatacaacaactgtgaatattaacagtgtccattgtttttaaagagataCATTGCTTTTGGAATGAGCATTTTTGGCCTTAAAACAAGCAGTTGTTAAATGATTCACTCATtgatgcctcaaaattgtgtgatttatcTTTAACTTTGTCAACTATAGCTCTAACAGTTTTGCATTTAGTTGTGACAATTTGTGGACACCACAAAATTGTAAACtattttagttcacaaagtaagaggaaaaccacacagtttgaGGCACTACTTTAAGATAATGTTTCCAACAAGATTTGTGTCATTTCAACACTTTGCCAATTCTAAAAGCAATGCGGAAAGCTCAAAGACGCATTGCATTTGGAAGGGGCATTTGGGCTTTAGATAGTGCTTGCTAGAAAActagaaattttaatttctgattTCCTAGCAAGCACTATTAATAAACCACACAAATATACCAGGAATCTGTGTGGTTacctttttttagttttgaagaACAATTTTTGCAGACCATTGGTtcacaaggtaaaaagaaatccacacAGATTTGAGCACATTAGTGTAAATAGTTTGTAGCCCTACTTCTTAGAACATGTTCCACCCAGATtcacattataacaaacgcttttgttgccCAAATTGGCAAATTAAATGTGAATTaccttacacttaaagacactggacactattggtaattgtcaaagaccagtcttctcacttgatgtatctcaattagtcgtagaagttgagagataattatgaaagaaaaaacacccttgtgacacgtatttgctttcagttgtttgatttgagacctcaaaattctatttttgaggtctcaaaaccaaacttgtaaaaaacatctcgaaaacaacatcacttcagagggagccgtttctcataatgttctatactatcaacctctccccattactcataaccaagttagggtgttacgctattaattactttgagtaattaccaatagtgtccactgcctttaaagggacattgcttttggattgcactttttgcttttggagtgggtaatTTGGGCTTTAGAATGTGCTCTCTATGGAATGAATTTGGTTGGGATGATTCAACATTAGAAAATGGTGAGCCACAcaattatacctgaaaatttactgtttttttcagtctttatttacttttgatttttttttttttaactttgatttttgcagaactttgataacatcctctagtttataactcctgaattcatgagaaagctgGCAATGGATTGCCTCCTCATTGGAAGAGACTGAAAGAGGACAAGTGAGGGTGTGCGACTCTACTATAGAGATGGCTTAAatagcaatttgaggatgaggcggccatggaCGCAAGTATACGCCGGATGGTGGTGGGAGAGACCAGGCATTGATGGCCAAAAGTTAACCTGGATCGATCttccaacacagtttaatagtaagttatttaatgttgggtcaaaattagttcatgttggtaatgtctctataaaggcactggacacggtAAGTAATTACTTAAagtaagtattagcataaagccttacttagtaatggagagctgtttgatagtacaaagccttgagagaaacagctcctgctgaaagaaagtagtttttgagaaagatgtaatttctcactggaatatttgaatttgattttcagagcgaaatcaagcatctgaaagcacacaagttgtgcgacaagggcacttttttttccattattctcttgcaacttttacgaccaattgaactcaaattttcacaggtttgttactttatgcaccaagtgagacaactggtctttgacatttacatagggtccagtgcctttagagacattaccatcaACAGTTTTCATGttactcaaatatttgtgtcaacttttgccaaatgcaattcacaaatgcttttgagcgaagcagcaaaattaaaaatgacgatgcacacaaaaatacatggaaattttGTCTTTCCTTACTCTTGAACTAACACCAATTTTGTCAAAGCAAATTTGGCACTTCTCAAAATGGTGGACCATTTAAGTTTACACAATAAAAGGAACACCAcatacttttgatgataaaccactgtaaataaatatgaactacttttaaaggcaatggacactattggtcaaagactagtcttctcacttggtgtatctcaacatatgcataaaataacaaacctgtgacaatttgagccaaatcggtcatcaaagttgcgagacaataatgaaaaaaaaacacgcttgtcacacgaagttgtgtgctttcagatgcttgatttcgagacctcaaattctgaatctgaggtctcaaaatcaaactcgtggaaaatttacttctttctcgaaaactacgttacttcagagggagccgtttctcacagtgttttatactaccaatctctctccattacttgttaccaagtaaggttttatgctaacaattattttgagtaattaccaatagtgcccactgcctttaaattgtgttttcaacCAGATTTAagtctttcaaaaaaagttcCTAGCCCAAATCACCAACCCTAAAAGCAatgtgtttcttaaaggcagtggacacgttggtaattgctcaaaattattatgagctaaaaacccttactttgtaacgagtaatgggaagagatggatagtataaaatattgtgagaaacagctccctctgaagtgacatagtttcgagaaagaagtattttccacgaatttgatttcgaggcacctcagatttagaatttgaggtctcgaaagcaagcatctgaaagcacacaacttcgtgtgacaagggtgttatttcttttattaatacatcacgcaacttcgacgaccaattgagctattttatgcacatggtgagatacaacaactgtgaataaccaacagtgtccattgtttttaaagagacaCATTGCTTTTGGAATGAGCACTTTTGGCCTTAAAACAAGCAGTTGTTAAATGATTCACTCATTGATGCttcaaaattgtgtgatttatctttaactttgtcaactatagttctaacagttttgcattttgttgagacaatttgtggacaccacaaaattgtaaactattttagttcacaaagtaagaggaaaaccacacagtttgaGGCACTACTTTTAGATAATGTTTCCAACAAGATTTATGTCATTTCAACACTTTGCCAATTCTACATAacagttttgcattttgttgagaCAATTTGTGGACACCACAAAATTATGAACCATTAaatttagttcacaaagtaagaggaaaaccacacagtatTGAGGCACTACTTTTAGATTATGTTTCCAACAAGATTTCAAAGCCCAAATCACCCAATCTTAAATCAATGCGTTTCTTTAAGAAGGTTTTGACATTTTTATGTTGAATTACCTCACATGCTTTAAGAGACACATTGCATTTGGATTGTGGGCTTTGGGCAACGAGCAGTTGTTTTGCAATgaatattgttggaaagatcctttaaaagtagattaaaaTTATTCACTCAAAAATGTGTGGTTTTtacatttactttgtgaactaacatggtccgCGACAGTGGCATTTTGTTGAGGCAATAATGGGATTATTTTATGATTGGTTTTTGGATAAGAACGTTGATAGTTTGCTATTTTATAGTTTGTGTGATAACCTGTAGTTGATTATTGtgttagcgccctctattgactggTTGGAGAAAAGGTGTTTTGTAGTTGTGTTGGCATCCATCTTGTTGTGTATTAAAGTCATGTACACATGGTTTCGTTAACCTAATCCAGTGAGTTAAGTCAGTAATTGAAGTTACTACATTTTGGCGACGAGGATGGGATCCTGCTAAACAGGGAGAACATCCAGAAGAAATCTCAGTATGAATACCTTTGGGAATATCGGTGAATTTCAAGATGAAAAGGACAGTGAAGCATGGCCTCTGTATGTGGAACGATTGAGGCAGTTTTTTGAAGCAAACGATGTAGAGGATGCTGGTAAGCAGAGAGCTATTTTGTTAAGTGTTTGTGGTGCTGACACATATAAGTTGATATCAAGCCTTGTAGCACCAGCAAAACCAGGAGAAAAGACTTTTGATGAACTAATATCGATTGCTAAGGATCATTTCAACCCACTACCCTCGGTAATCGTTCAGCGATATAAGTTTAACACACGCATTCAGCAACAAGGAGAAACAACTGCAGAATTTGTTGCTGAATTACGCCGTCTCGCACGACACTGTGAGTATGGGTCTACACTAGAGGATATGTTGCGTGATCGCTTAGTATGTGGCTTAAAGGATGAGCGAGTGCAACGAAGGCTGTTATCAGAGCCCTCCCTTAAATTCAAGAAAGCGTGGGAAATTTCACAAGCCATGGAGCTAGCCATGAAGAATGCCAAAGACCTTCAAAGAAACCTCGAGTCTTTGCCCGTACCAGTGGCCGCTGGACCCCTGCAGCAAGCCAATAAAGTTGCTAGTAGTACCAGCGCCAGGGGGCCTAACCAAACAAGGCCATATCCACAACAAGCACAGCCCCACAAACAAGGTACACACTTCACTAAATGTTATCGATGTGGACGCACGGATCACTCTGCAAATGATTGCAGAGTACGTTCGTATATTTGTCATAACTGTGGAAAACAGGGACATCTAGCCAAAGTTTGTCGGGGTGGTAAATCGTCTTCCACCCCAGTAGAGTCAAAAGTCCACAAGGATAAAGCGTACTGCATGGAACCTGACTTCGAAAACCCTGTGAATGCAGAAGCTAACTATACAATGTATAAAACCTCGGCACAAAACAAAGAGCCACCGCTTATCGCAAATGTACTGATAAACAAATGTAAGGtctcaatggaaattgacactgGTGCTTCTGTCTCCATCATGAGTGAGACCACTTATGATTCCATATTTAAGCACAAGAAACTTTCACTTCGTACCGGGGAACACGTCGAGTTACGAACTTATACAGGCCAGAAAATACCTGTGGTTGGTACGTGTTCAGTCACAGTAGAACACAACGATCAGAAGACTCAACTCTCACTTCTCATTGTGTCGGGTCAAGGACCAAATCTTCTCGGACGAGATTGGCTGCGCCATCTTAAGTTAGCGTGGCAAGAAATTCACCATGTCAGGCACACTGATTCGACTGCTGAGATTATGAATCATTATGAAGAGTTATTTCGGGATGACTTGGGTAAACTAAAAGGACaacctgtaaaaataaatatcaaaacaGATGCAAAGCCCAAGTTCTGTAAGGCGGAACCGTGCCCTTCTCCATGAAAAAACAAGTGGAAGATGAACTCGATAGACTCCAAAAGAGTGGTGTCATTGAACCAGTAACATTCTCGCGTTGGGCAGCACCCATTGTTCCAGTGATTAAAGAAAATGGGTAAATCAGAATCTGTGGAGATTACAAGGCCACAGTAAATCAGGCTGCTAATGTTGACTCATACCCCCTTCCTCGAGTGGAGGAATTGTTCGCTGCAATGTCTGGTGGTCGGACATTTAGCAAGCTCGATCTCAGTCATGCTTACTTGCAACTTGTGCTCGATGAACCATCGCGTGAACTTGCGACAATTAACACTCACCGTGGACTGTTCCAGTATACGAGAATGCCTTTTGGAATTTCAGCTGCACCCGCCATTTTCCAACGGACCATTGAAAGTTTGTTAGCTGACATTCCCCAAGCAGTGGCATTTCTCGATGATATCCTTGTTACAGGTAAATCTGAATCAGAGCACATTGCTAATCTTGATCGAGTACTTACCAGACTACAAAGTGCAGGCCTCCGACTGAAACAGGAGAAATGCAAGTTCTTCGCACCAGAGGTAGTTTACCTCGGACATCGCATAAATGCAACAGGCTTGCATCCCACAATGGAGAAGGTGCAAGCGATAAAGGATGCGCCAGTCCCCCGTAATGTAACTGAGTTAAAATCCTACCTGGGTATTCTCAACTACTACGCAAAGTTTTTGCCCAACTTGTCGTCGCTCATAGCCCCTTTGCACTGTTTGTTGAGGAAGGACACCCGCTGGTCATGGGACACAGCCCAGGATAAAGCCTTCCGTGAATCTAAGGAATTGTTAGTTTCagctcaagttctggtgcattACAACCCAGAGAAGGAGTTAGTGCTATCATGTGATGCTAGTCCATATGGTGTGGGCGCAGTGCTGGCCAACCGAATGTCCGATGGGACAGAACATCCAATTGCGTACGCATCACGTTCCCTGTCTCCACCAGAGCGTAATTATTCGCAACTAGACAAGGAAGGATTAGCAATGGTCTTTGGAGTAAAAAAGTTCCATCAGTATGTGTACGGTAGGAAGTTTGAGATATCTACTGATCATAAGCCGTTGCTCGGTTTATTAGGTGAAGGGCGAATGATACCCCCCATGGCATCATCCAGAATTCAGCGGTGGGCACTTACACTTTCCGCTTATGATTACCAGTTGGTCTACAAACCAGGGTCATTAAATGGTAATGCCGATGCACTGAGCAGATTACCATTACCCCATATACCTTCGCATGTACCAGTTCCAGCGGATTATGTCATGGTCATGGATCACATGGAGTCAACACCAGTCAGCCCAGAGAAAATTCGCCTTTGGACAGGCCGAGACCCGGTACTGTCACAGGTGCGATCATTTGTGATGAATGGTTGGCCAGCAGAATGTGCAAATTCAGCATTGCAGCCATACATCTGTCGTAAAACAGAATTAAGCATCCAAGACGGCTGCATAATGTGGGGGTCACATGTTGTCATCCCCCCACAGGGTCGCCAGCGTCTTGTGGAGGAGTTACATGAATCGCACCCTGGAGTGTCACGCATGAAATCGTTGGGTCGCAGttatgtatggtggccctgcaTGGACAAAGACATTGAGAGTAAAGTCAGTGTTCGCCATGCCAAACCTCACGTCAATCGCCACCAGTTGCACCACTGCACCCATGGGAGTGGCCCCAGCGTCCATGGTCACGCCTTCACGTGGATTATGCAGGTCCGTTTATGGGACGAATGTTTCTCATAATTGTTGATGCACATAGCAAATGGCTAGATATACATGCTATGCATAGTGCAACGTCACTGGCTACAGTAGAGAAGCTGCGTCAGACCTTCGCGACACATGGATTGCCAGATATTATTGTTTCCGATAATGGCAGTAATTTCACCAGTGCAGAGTTTCAGGAATTCTTGAGAAGGAATGGCATTAAACATGTCCGGTCCGCGCCATTCCACCCATCATCCAACGGGTTGGCTGAGCGTGCAGTTCAGTCTTTTAAGGCCGCGATGAGGCGTATGAATGAGGGTACTGTTGAGACAAAGTTGTCACGATTCTTGTTCACATATCGCACCACGCCACATGCCACGACAGGAATTTCCCTAGCTCAATTGTTGATGAATCGTCGACCGCAGACAAGACTTGATTTGGTCCGTCCGGATCTACGACGTCGAGTAACCAACAAGCAATGTGCACAGAAGGAACATCATGATAAACACGCAAAACCTCGCTCGTTTAATGTGAACGACACCGTTTATGTGCATAATTATGCGCCTGGCCCTAGATGGATGGCAGGGCGTGTAGTATCATTGTGTGGCCATCTTATGTACACAGTCCTACTTGAGGATGGTCGTGTGTGGAGACGCCATGTTGATCAAATGCGTTTCCGAGATGTGTCAACCACACCCAGTTTGGAGCCAAATTGGCCCATTCCTTCATCGGAGAGGGAGGAAATGGTTGGTGAACAACCACTTGTACAGATTGACAGTACACCATCAGTGGAAGAGCCAAGTCCAATGCCAGCAGAGCAGACAGGCTCACAGAACACAGAACCAGACATTGAACTTTGCAGATCCACACGCGTTCGCACCAAACCTGAACTCTATGGATTTCCAGATCTGTGACTCTAAAAAACACAGTTCTTCTTTTGTTACCATGGAAACAGTTGTTGATTAATAATAGTTCCTCATGTAACAATGGAACCAGCCAATAGGTTAATGTATGTTTTCCTACAGACCCGTGGATGTTGGTTCTGAAACTAATTCTCTTGGATTTAATGTTCTAGTGTTCAAGTTGTTGTTTCCTTAAAGTTGTTGTGTTAAGTATTATCTAAAGGAGGAGGAGTTGTGATAACCTGTAGTTGATTATTGtgttagcgccctctattgactggTTGGAGAAAAGGTGTTTTGTAGTTGTGTTGGCATCCATCTTGTTGTGTATTAAAGTCATGTACACATGGTTTCGTTAACCTAATCCAGTGAGTTAAGTCAGTAATTGAAGTTACTACAGTTTGTGTTCTTGAATGAAGATAAACCAAGCACATGTGTGGTTTTTACCGACTTAAAAACTGCTGTTTTTCAGCGTGAATCGCCAGTGACGGCGTGGGGGCTATTGTTGCAATTGTTGCATAGTGACCCATCAAAACACGTTCTGCTAATTACGGTGCACACAATATAGGGGGATGTGGCTGTAGTTTTATAGCTATGAAGTTTGTTTAGTTGGTTTGACTTCATTATATTGATTTTCAGGCAGTAATAGAATATTGATgaggttgtttgttgttgtatgtatagttgttaaagccattggaccctttcggttcagacaaaaataaaaaggttcacagatttacaaataacttacagggtttacagaaggcagtggtgaaagacttctcttgaattattattcaatgaaatgctttagtttttgagaaaacagcaaaacattattaattctcgttacgagaattacggatttatttgaaacacatgtcatgacacggcgaaacgcgtggaaacaagggtgggttttttcgttgttttctcccgactccgatgaccaattgagcctaaattttcacaggtttgttatttgatatagaagttgtggtacacaaagtgtgggccttggaaaacactgtttaccgaaagggtccaatgactttaaaatGAATTGGTATATTTTATTCTATttgttctggagaaaaaaaatatttatttattgtggATGTCTGACAAACGATACTTTTGATAATGATGGGATAATGATCAATTGATGTGTCTCcttgttgattatttttataaaaggtgTTATATTGTGAGGACTTGTGACAAGTGGGTTAACTTAATTagtatttgtatactattttacTATCTAGTAGTAGTACTCTAGCTAGGccctatatataaaataatgaaagccaGTCAACTCATAATTAATTTCAAATGCCAATATATTCGAATTTTCAGTGATCAGAATTGTCTGTAGGTGTGAATTAATTATACATGGATATTTCAAAGATACTTGCAAGtaattactatttttttaaagtactaaAACTAAAGCCTTCAatgataacaaatattttgtttcattcagcAGGGAAAGATATGTGAAAACCAGGAAATAAAATTGTACAGCTGAAAAACGCGTTCCTGCTGGGTTTGTGACgggaaataacaaaaatactcTTTGAAAAGTCAGCACACTGCTCACTCatggtaaatttgtttttaattcatttGTTAATTATATTTTGGTCGTAAGCAAGTAAGTTTGCCactaattttgttgtacacTGTAGGCTGGGCGACTAGTTAAATGTACTACTGTACTCGACAAGTCGCAAGttgcgactacgacactagttgagactaatttttaattctcaAGCAGCATGTGTTGATTGTGGCAATGTTTGCCGCAGGCGTAACGTAGTCAAGTTCAAgttgaaaggattgaaggattgtgccACTTAAGTCtgagtaaattatgttgtcgtgagTAGTCGTAAACAACACAATTGGTTCAGGTAGTCACAGCCTATAATTATTTGAAGTAGTCATGACTATGTTTTTAGTAGTCATAGCGGCACGATCAACTTGgtagttgaaaaacagtagtccCTACAAGTGCATTGCTTACAATTTTTTGCCTTATACTCAAATGTTACAGCCATACTGGCAAGCAAAAGATGTACGTATGCCTACTATGTGAGGCATATTATGTGCACAGTTCAGTGTATGCCTGTTGTTATAGTAGGCAAACCATAATACTATGATGTTACTTCCAAATTTAAATTCCCTCCATAAGTTTATTTTACTATTTGAATTTATAAACATATGAATGttctt
It encodes:
- the LOC139936438 gene encoding uncharacterized protein; amino-acid sequence: MNTFGNIGEFQDEKDSEAWPLYVERLRQFFEANDVEDAGKQRAILLSVCGADTYKLISSLVAPAKPGEKTFDELISIAKDHFNPLPSVIVQRYKFNTRIQQQGETTAEFVAELRRLARHCEYGSTLEDMLRDRLVCGLKDERVQRRLLSEPSLKFKKAWEISQAMELAMKNAKDLQRNLESLPVPVAAGPLQQANKVASSTSARGPNQTRPYPQQAQPHKQGTHFTKCYRCGRTDHSANDCRVRSYICHNCGKQGHLAKVCRGGKSSSTPVESKVHKDKAYCMEPDFENPVNAEANYTMYKTSAQNKEPPLIANVLINKCKVSMEIDTGASVSIMSETTYDSIFKHKKLSLRTGEHVELRTYTGQKIPVVGTCSVTVEHNDQKTQLSLLIVSGQGPNLLGRDWLRHLKLAWQEIHHVRHTDSTAEIMNHYEELFRDDLGKLKGQPVKINIKTDAKPKFCKAEPCPSP